CCTTCTTTCCAACCGGGGATAACGCTGTCCAAACGAAGTGTCAGAGGCTCTTTACGTTCATAAGAGCTGTCAAAGACCTGACCATCAATCAAAGAACCTTTGTAGTTAACGACGACAGTATCCGTCTCTTTAGGTGCGTTACCCGTACCTTCTTTGTCAATTTTGTAAAGCAACCCTGTTTTGGTTTCCACTACGCCAGCTTTTTTAGCAAACTCTTTGCGATATTTGGCCCCTTTTTCGCCATTTTCACTGGCTTCTTTTTCTGCCTTAGCCAATGCTGCACTTTTCACTTTAGCTTCAAAGGCAGACAGGGTTTCCTGGATCTCTTTATCAGTCAGTTTGGTTTTATTATTTAACGCATCTTCAACACCAGCCAACAATTGCACTTTTTCGATATTAATACCGAGCGTTTTCTGCTCCTGCAATGAGTTGGCCATATAGCCTCCCAAAGAAGCACCCAGAGCATAAGAATTTTGCTGTTCTGTTGTTTTAAAAGCACTATTCAATTTTACTTCGTCTTTGGTTTCGGTATTAACAGCCAAAGCTTGAGGTACACTAAATGCCACCGCCAGTGTTGTTGCCAACAGAGTTGTTTTAAACAATGATTTCATCCTATTCTCCAATCAGTTTGGGTGGGGTTACCATCAGCACAGGTCATAACATTTACTATAACCGCCTAAGGAAACCAATGACAATATTTGCGATATCTTGCAATAAAAATTGTTGAGACAACATTAAAGTGAAGAGGTTTCGTAAAATCCTATTTCGCAAATGATGTGGAGTATTATAGTGTCATCTTGACCGAACCATCGTTCCGTCATTAATTCATTGATCAGAGGCAGGAGGGAAGATAATGGAATTATCTGAATTTGAACAAAGATTTGAGCAACTAGAAACTAAGCTGGCCTATCAAGAAGCCACGATTGAAGCATTGAATCAAGAAGTGATAAAGCAACAGATTGAAACTGACAGATTGAAAGAACAACTAAAATTACTCACTGAACGTCTGAAAACTCACCAGACATCCATCATTGCCCCCCTTTCTGAAGAAACTCCTCCCCCTCATTACTGATATTCATCTGGGAAAATCGCTGCCAGGGAAGGCAGAAACACAAAATAAAAAAGAGAAGCGCCTAGCGTGCTTCCCTTTTCTGTTTACTGATCTTTCAGATTACCAACGATATTCAGTTAGCCCTGATTGAGTTTTAGTGGCAGCTACCGCCGCCGCAGCATCCATCATGCTCACCGTGATCGTGATCATGATGATCACCACAACCACCCTGACCGTGCACATGGCCATGAGTCAATTCTTCTTCGGTCGCCTCACGAATCGCGACAATTTCAACGTTGAATTTCAGATTCTGGCCAGCCAGCATGTGGTTAGCATCAACCACCACTTCATCACCTTCTATCGCCGTGATTTCTACCGGGACAGGCCCTTGATCTGTATCAGCCAGGAAACGCATACCCACCTGAATATCATCCACACCAACAAACACGTCTTTTGGTGCACGCTGAACCAGATTGTCATCATACTGACCGTAGGCATCTGCGGCTTCTACGCTCACATCAAAACGTTCACCCACCTCACGACCGTCCAGTGCTTTTTCCAATCCGCTGATGAGAGAACCATGACCATGCAGATAGTCTAACGGTGCACTCACTGAGGACTCATCAACTAAAACACCCTCTTCGGTTCTTACTTGATAAGCCAGGCTAACCACCAAGTCTTTTGCTACTTTCATGACAACTCCTACATACCCTAAGGGAAAACCCGTAAGGGAAAGTTTTTACAGTTCAAAAAATGCTGCCGATTGTAACGGAATTCTATGTCGCTGTACCTAGGCAACCGCAAAATTTACCCACAATTTATTGTACGTGTATTAAGTTACTGTGGTGTAAAGATCCCAATAACCTGCTCCTGCTCCCTGACATGAGATGTGACCACTTCATCCGTCTGCCTCTGTATATGGCCACAATGGACACACTCAACAACATCCACCTTATTCTCCTGCCACATGGCTAACGTATCCTGTGATTGGCATTTTGGGCAAACCGCGCCCGCGATAAAACGCTTACGACTGATTGACATAATTCCCCCCGACGCTATTTATATTTATCTTCCTTCCATTTCCCTAAGACGTGTCAGGACAGATATTTTCCGCTACCATGCACACTCAGCACTTAAAATCGAATACATATACCCAATAGATTTTACCCAATAGATTTCAAATTGCGGCACACCGATCACTATACGCATCAACGATCACTCTGCCTATCAATTGAAGGATATAAGCCTAATTATTAACTTAACATATTATATATAGACGGCATCTATGATTGTTTTCTCTTCACTGCAAATCCGCCGTGGCATTCGCGTCCTGTTGGACAACGCCAACGCAACTATCAATCCTGGGCAGAAAGTAGGATTAGTTGGCAAGAATGGCTGTGGTAAATCTACCCTACTTGCCTTAC
This genomic interval from Xenorhabdus doucetiae contains the following:
- the fkpA gene encoding FKBP-type peptidyl-prolyl cis-trans isomerase, producing the protein MKSLFKTTLLATTLAVAFSVPQALAVNTETKDEVKLNSAFKTTEQQNSYALGASLGGYMANSLQEQKTLGINIEKVQLLAGVEDALNNKTKLTDKEIQETLSAFEAKVKSAALAKAEKEASENGEKGAKYRKEFAKKAGVVETKTGLLYKIDKEGTGNAPKETDTVVVNYKGSLIDGQVFDSSYERKEPLTLRLDSVIPGWKEGLQHVKKGGKITLVVPPKLAYDQANLPKIPANSTLIFNVELLDIKPAAKAK
- a CDS encoding SlyX family protein, with product MELSEFEQRFEQLETKLAYQEATIEALNQEVIKQQIETDRLKEQLKLLTERLKTHQTSIIAPLSEETPPPHY
- the slyD gene encoding peptidylprolyl isomerase, with translation MKVAKDLVVSLAYQVRTEEGVLVDESSVSAPLDYLHGHGSLISGLEKALDGREVGERFDVSVEAADAYGQYDDNLVQRAPKDVFVGVDDIQVGMRFLADTDQGPVPVEITAIEGDEVVVDANHMLAGQNLKFNVEIVAIREATEEELTHGHVHGQGGCGDHHDHDHGEHDGCCGGGSCH
- a CDS encoding YheV family putative zinc ribbon protein, encoding MSISRKRFIAGAVCPKCQSQDTLAMWQENKVDVVECVHCGHIQRQTDEVVTSHVREQEQVIGIFTPQ